Proteins from one Salvelinus sp. IW2-2015 linkage group LG9, ASM291031v2, whole genome shotgun sequence genomic window:
- the mtres1 gene encoding mitochondrial transcription rescue factor 1, translated as MQGLLIQALALRQLGRLSTRKLLNPGLGPYWTEWCPRTLHTRQLCGSPSFLTLGTHKLPKRWNSARSKLVLHHVRFKSSKKKGGAKVVQEEEEDDEKDLEDSDYEDEPEDDPSVPKDYKDIEKYVQSFRYDVIMKAGLDIARNKVEDAFYGNKLWLNGQKLVKKSKLVKVGDTLDLVLSENKETDTVMLLRVIIKKELGESKDGDRYKVVLRRWKNIELPKQNAFKQ; from the exons ATGCAGGGATTGTTGATACAGGCACTGGCCCTGAGACAGTTGGGAAGGCTGAGTACCCGAAAGCTGCTGAACCCTGGACTGGGACCTTACTGGACAGAATGGTGCCCAAGGACACTACACACCCGCCAGCTGTGTGGTTCCCCCTCTTTCCTGACCCTTGGGACACACAAGCTTCCTAAACGCTGGAATTCAGCTAGGAGCAAGTTGGTTCTTCATCACGTGAGGTTCAAAAGCAGCAAGAAGAAAGGAGGCGCAAAGGTCgtacaggaagaggaagaagatgatGAAAAGGACCTGGAGGACAGTGACTATGAAGATGAACCTGAGGATGACCCCAGTGTGCCAAAAGACTACAAAGACATAGAGAAATATGTGCAGTCCTTTCGATATGATGTTATCATGAAAGCTGGCCTTGACATAGCACGCAA CAAAGTGGAGGATGCATTCTATGGCAACAAGCTTTGGCTAAATGGACAGAAACTTGTCAAGAAAAGTAAATTG GTTAAAGTTGGGGACACCTTGGACCTGGTATTGTCAGAGAACAAAGAAACAGACACTGTCATGCTTTTGAGAGTCATCATTAAGAAGGAATTGGGTGAATCCAAGGATGGAGACCGGTACAAAGTTGTTCTGAGGCGCTGGAAAAACATAGAACTTCCCAAGCAGAATGCCTTTAAACAATGA